Below is a window of Bos indicus isolate NIAB-ARS_2022 breed Sahiwal x Tharparkar chromosome 19, NIAB-ARS_B.indTharparkar_mat_pri_1.0, whole genome shotgun sequence DNA.
aaaagcaaagaggagGCAAAATGCTCTTGGTGGTGGGTATCTTCCCTAGTCGAGTGGCCTGCTTGCCACCTGGCACGCTAAGCTGCGTATGCCGGCGGCAAACTAGGTCAGGGGAGACTTTTCATGGAACACTGTTTTTCTGTTTGAATTGGCTTTGACTTCTTAGGTCTTCAGGTAAATGTAcagtaattgctgctgctgctaacccTACCGTGTGGTCTTATTCAGCCTCTTAAAATGCttccatgagtttgtttttgtagaaAGATGGGATAGGTTGTCTCCTACTGCCTGTGGGCAGTGGGCTCCATGACCTGTTAGTATAGGTAACTGCAGATGATTTGGTGGGCCGTGGTATTTCTTGGTTTAAGAATGCACGTTCGTGAACATGGCTTTCTTTGCCATGTCAGTTTATATACATGTTGGTAGGTGTAATTTCTTATCAGAAAATGAATAgaactagctttttaaaaatcatgtttaaagTATCTGGAAgcatatatgtgtttatttttataatgaaaacacTGCAAAAAGTTGTAGGAAACggtagaaaaaaatcacaaactagAATTCCTCCATCTAACATAATCATTGTGATCtgtttctttccagtctttttcCTAATCTGTAGATTTCACATGATGGAAGGCAGGCATTTTAAAACCAATGTTTTCGTCTAAGGGAATATAAATTTAGATGTGTCCTCCCCCAAGAAAATTCTACACAAGAGCATTAACCTCCAGAGTTCTTTCTCCTCATGCGTTGACTTCTTTCGGCACGCTGTCGTGTGGAGCTGTGAATGGATGGAGAAGGGCGCTGCTGACCGAGTTACTGGAGCTGTTGCTTGATTGTGTGGCTCGGTGGTGTCCTGTcttgattctctgtgaccccgtggaccggagcccaccaggcccttctggccacgggatttcccaggcaagaatactggaatgggttgccatttcctcctccagatcttcccgacccagggatcaaacccaggtctcttgcatcagcATATGGGTTCTTGACCGTCTGAGTCAGCAGGAAAGCCCCAGGGTATCTGAAGTTAAACCCCAGTAGAGCTCCTGAGACCCCAGCAGCCTCACTGTGACTCATGTCTCTTTCCTGTTTCAGTCTTCGAGCAGTgacagcggcggcagcagcagcagcagcatcagcagccccGACAGGGCCAGTGGGCCGGAGAGCAGCTTGCACCACCTCGCCGCCGGGCCTGGCCCCCACACCCCGCAGCCCGCGCCCGAGCCATCCGCGCTGTGCCAAGGCCCCTACTTCCACATCAACCAGACCCTGAAGGAGGCCCACTTCCACAGCCTGCAGCATCGGGGACGGCCCCCCTCGTGACGCGCCGGCAGACTCTTGCCTTCTGTGAAGGGACAGTGCTGTGCAGATTTGATATTTCAAGTTAacgatgttttaaaaaaaattgcacaaAAAATGCCTGTTGGCTTTTCAGTCTATATTTGAGATAATAGGTTAACAGGCTGTTGTTTACTTGTGGTTTGCTGCACTATTGCAATTTCCAAGGGGCTTTGAAGCAGTTTTTTATAGGATTCTTTTAAGGGTGGGAATCAAGGGAACCATAGGAGGACACCTCATCTGTGTGTTGAACCCATAGTTTGTCCAGTTTAGACTGCTTTCCAGGTGTGTCAGTTAGAAATTCTACTTTATGTAAAAAGGCCTTTTAAAACTGCAGgatcttcaattttttaaataaactagtAAAGAGGATCtactttccatgaaaaaaaaaaaaaaaaaagatttttttccagaaCACAGAAAGCTGGACCAGTCTTGCACTGAAGTGAACTGCCATGCTACCTCTTAGCACGTGGACGTCCTGTTGAAAGTGCTGTCCTCTGGGACAGGACGGTCAGACCCCGGATAGACTGAGTGAGTCAGCTCCCTCCCTGTAGCCGTCTTCTCTCTGCTATATATTTGTATTTCCAGAGAGAAGGGCTTTCTGATTCATGGACCCCAGATAGCTTGTTAACTGTTATTCCTCCAGAGCTTGCGTCTCAGACATAGGAAACATTGCTCAGCTCGGACAGTTACGGAACGCGTAAGTGACTTCCGGTCTCAGGCACCACCTTGTCCCCTAGCAGCTAGTGTGAGCTCCCTGGTTAATTCCGCCTTGCCGTGTGAGAAGGCACCAGTGAAGGCTGATGCAGTATAAGCTATAGGAACTGAGGCCTGGAGTCACGACTGCTGTGAACTCTGGGGCATGGACTTCACTGGCTCTACATGTAAAGTCATGCCCGCCCCAACAGGAACGAGGGGGCCATGTGCCACCACGGCCACCGCAGAGACTGGTGTGGCTCAGAAAAAAAGGGGCAGAGTCACTTCTAGGAGAAATAACGCAAGAGTATTTAT
It encodes the following:
- the VCF1 gene encoding protein VCF1 isoform X2 encodes the protein MCPPPRKFYTRALTSRVLSPHALTSFGTLSCGAVNGWRRALLTELLELLLDCVARWCPVLILCDPVDRSPPGPSGHGISQSSSSDSGGSSSSSISSPDRASGPESSLHHLAAGPGPHTPQPAPEPSALCQGPYFHINQTLKEAHFHSLQHRGRPPS